One part of the Micrococcales bacterium genome encodes these proteins:
- a CDS encoding methyltransferase domain-containing protein, with translation MRRHGWFVPLYLAAAESLPFRNDCFDTVLHVGGINYFNDKARAIAEMVRVAKPGAHIVIVDEKERAARAYERTLPGFKGSFATDRPAVNAPVDAVPPGMDNIVLSDLWRGWFYCLEFDKP, from the coding sequence GTGCGGCGACACGGTTGGTTCGTCCCGCTGTACCTGGCGGCAGCCGAGTCCCTGCCGTTCCGGAACGACTGCTTCGACACAGTCCTGCACGTCGGGGGAATCAACTACTTCAACGACAAGGCCCGCGCGATCGCGGAGATGGTCCGGGTGGCCAAACCGGGTGCTCACATCGTGATCGTCGACGAGAAGGAGCGGGCGGCGAGGGCCTACGAGCGCACGTTGCCCGGCTTCAAGGGGTCCTTCGCCACAGATCGCCCGGCGGTGAACGCCCCGGTCGACGCGGTGCCGCCCGGCATGGACAACATCGTGCTCTCGGACTTGTGGCGGGGCTGGTTCTACTGCCTCGAGTTCGACAAGCCTTAA
- the der gene encoding ribosome biogenesis GTPase Der, which translates to MSEQMPGDEVYVDDIAGDDTDVEALTEAAQEIAEREYAEVEVVEPVQPMLPVVAIIGRPNVGKSTLVNRIIGRREAVVQDVPGVTRDRVRYEAEWSGHDFQLIDTGGWEHDAVGMRADIAAQAERAVDEADVVVFVVDAKVGATDADERVVPILRQAKKPVLLAANKVDDAGTESDASSLWSLGLGEPFPVSALHGRGSGDLLDEIVARLPEEGSGQIVRGPRRVAIVGRPNVGKSSLLNKVAGHQRSVVDSVAGTTVDPVDEVVTIGGQEWLFVDTAGIRRRVKEASGHEYYASIRTQRAIERAEVALVVIDASEPISEQDIRIVQMVVDAGRALVIAFSKWDLMDDERRRELTREKDLDLVGVPWAETINISGLTGRGVDRIGKHLQRALDSWQTRVSTGRLNSFLADLVASHPHPVRGGRQPRILFGTQAAVQPPTFAMFTTGFLEHGYRRYLERRLREEFGFVGTPMRINLRIREKRRRR; encoded by the coding sequence ATGAGTGAGCAGATGCCCGGCGATGAGGTGTACGTCGACGACATCGCCGGCGACGACACTGACGTTGAGGCGCTGACCGAAGCCGCCCAGGAGATCGCCGAGCGCGAGTACGCCGAGGTCGAGGTCGTCGAACCGGTGCAGCCGATGCTGCCGGTCGTGGCGATCATCGGGCGGCCCAACGTCGGCAAGTCGACCTTGGTCAACCGGATCATCGGGCGCCGGGAGGCGGTCGTCCAGGATGTGCCCGGAGTGACCCGCGACCGCGTCCGCTATGAGGCGGAGTGGAGCGGCCACGACTTCCAGCTCATCGACACGGGTGGATGGGAGCACGACGCCGTCGGCATGCGTGCGGACATCGCGGCCCAGGCCGAACGCGCGGTGGACGAGGCCGACGTGGTCGTGTTCGTCGTGGACGCCAAGGTGGGCGCGACGGATGCTGACGAACGCGTCGTGCCGATCCTGCGCCAGGCGAAGAAGCCGGTGCTGCTCGCCGCGAACAAGGTGGACGACGCGGGGACCGAGTCCGATGCTTCCTCTCTGTGGTCCTTGGGCTTGGGGGAGCCGTTCCCGGTGTCGGCACTGCACGGACGGGGCAGCGGTGACCTGCTGGACGAGATCGTCGCACGGCTTCCGGAGGAGGGGTCGGGGCAAATCGTCCGCGGCCCTCGCCGGGTCGCCATCGTCGGCCGCCCGAACGTGGGCAAATCCTCGCTGCTCAACAAGGTCGCCGGCCACCAGCGTTCCGTGGTGGACAGCGTCGCCGGGACAACCGTGGACCCTGTGGACGAGGTCGTGACCATCGGCGGGCAGGAGTGGCTGTTCGTCGACACTGCGGGCATCCGCCGGCGGGTCAAGGAGGCCAGCGGCCACGAGTACTACGCATCGATCCGCACGCAGCGAGCCATCGAGCGGGCCGAGGTCGCGCTGGTGGTCATCGACGCCAGCGAGCCGATCTCCGAGCAGGACATCCGGATCGTGCAGATGGTCGTCGACGCGGGGCGGGCGCTGGTCATCGCCTTCTCCAAATGGGACCTCATGGACGACGAGCGCCGCCGGGAACTGACCCGCGAGAAGGACCTGGACCTCGTCGGTGTGCCATGGGCTGAGACGATCAACATCTCCGGGCTGACCGGCCGGGGCGTCGACCGGATCGGCAAGCACCTGCAGCGTGCCCTGGATTCCTGGCAGACGCGGGTGTCGACAGGGCGCCTGAACTCGTTCCTGGCGGATCTAGTCGCGTCACATCCGCACCCGGTGCGCGGCGGCCGGCAGCCGCGGATCCTGTTCGGCACCCAGGCGGCAGTGCAACCGCCGACGTTCGCGATGTTCACGACGGGCTTCCTGGAGCACGGCTACCGGCGGTACCTGGAGCGGCGGTTGCGCGAGGAATTCGGGTTCGTGGGGACGCCGATGCGGATCAACCTGCGCATCCGGGAGAAGCGCAGGCGGCGGTGA
- a CDS encoding (d)CMP kinase — MPVVIVAIDGPSGSGKSSVSKGVASRLGYDYLDTGAMYRAVTWWALDNGIVEADVPGRLKQCVLTSGTDPLAPTIAVNGVDVSEAIRTPEVTAAVSRFSAIPEVRTALVGMQQKVARDAASGLVAEGRDLGTVVFPQADLKLYLTADVAARAQRRAAEDAQRGHDADVALTHESLAARDAADSGRAVSPLQIAEDAVEVDATDMTLPEVIDHVTSLVQERT, encoded by the coding sequence CGGCAAGTCCAGTGTCTCCAAGGGCGTCGCCAGTCGGCTCGGGTACGACTACCTCGACACCGGCGCGATGTACCGGGCCGTCACGTGGTGGGCGCTGGACAACGGGATCGTGGAGGCGGACGTCCCCGGCCGGCTCAAGCAGTGCGTGCTCACCAGCGGCACCGATCCGCTCGCCCCGACCATCGCCGTCAACGGCGTCGACGTCTCTGAGGCCATCCGCACACCGGAGGTCACCGCTGCGGTAAGTCGCTTCAGCGCGATCCCCGAGGTGCGCACAGCGCTGGTCGGCATGCAGCAGAAGGTCGCGCGTGACGCGGCCAGTGGTCTGGTGGCCGAGGGCCGGGACCTGGGCACGGTGGTCTTCCCGCAGGCGGACCTGAAGCTTTACCTCACCGCGGACGTGGCAGCTCGGGCACAGCGGCGGGCCGCCGAGGACGCGCAGCGCGGGCACGACGCCGATGTGGCCCTGACCCACGAGTCGCTGGCCGCACGTGATGCCGCGGACAGTGGTCGCGCGGTGTCCCCGTTGCAGATCGCTGAGGACGCGGTGGAGGTCGACGCCACGGACATGACCTTGCCCGAGGTCATCGACCACGTCACGTCGCTGGTACAGGAGCGCACATGA